One genomic segment of Armatimonadota bacterium includes these proteins:
- a CDS encoding helix-turn-helix domain-containing protein: MNVDAQDLLTVEQAAKFLQMSQSSIRSYIRSGQLEAYRVAGKRKVLIAREALMALLKPVVPKAPTGEAPEPSSRSRTDGER; encoded by the coding sequence ATGAACGTTGACGCGCAGGACCTGCTGACTGTGGAACAGGCGGCAAAGTTTCTCCAGATGAGCCAATCGAGTATCCGATCGTACATCCGTTCCGGCCAATTGGAGGCGTACCGCGTGGCAGGGAAGCGGAAGGTACTTATTGCACGAGAAGCGCTCATGGCACTGCTAAAGCCTGTCGTTCCCAAAGCGCCAACAGGCGAGGCGCCCGAACCGTCTTCGCGCTCCCGTACGGATGGCGAGCGCTGA
- a CDS encoding ABC transporter ATP-binding protein, with protein MADSANDAIVVDHLVKRFEIRHRGSLKLAILGVIRKQRVERLTALNDVSFTVPHGQTVAVIGRNGSGKSTLLGILARVYKPTSGVARLTGRDGGIARVAPLLELGAGFHPDLTGLENIDFYGAVLGMTPRDIRDQLDAIVAFAELPEKVDTKLRGWNEGAKLRLGFAIAVHTRPDILLVDEVLAVGDEPFQNKCYGRIREMQATGTTILFVSHDLAVVSRVAERTIWLSKGVIERDGPTATVVQDYRDDAARSGVWLA; from the coding sequence TTGGCCGATTCCGCCAACGACGCCATAGTTGTGGACCACCTGGTCAAGCGCTTCGAAATCCGCCATCGCGGGTCTCTGAAACTGGCGATTCTGGGCGTGATCCGCAAGCAGCGCGTAGAGCGGCTTACCGCACTGAACGACGTATCGTTCACGGTGCCGCACGGGCAGACGGTTGCCGTAATCGGGCGCAATGGCTCCGGCAAGTCCACGCTGCTGGGCATTCTCGCCCGTGTGTACAAGCCCACCTCGGGGGTGGCTCGGCTCACCGGGCGCGATGGTGGTATCGCTCGTGTTGCGCCCCTGTTGGAACTCGGCGCCGGATTCCACCCGGACCTCACGGGTCTGGAAAACATCGACTTCTACGGGGCCGTGCTTGGCATGACGCCGCGCGATATCCGTGACCAGCTTGATGCGATCGTTGCGTTCGCGGAACTGCCCGAAAAGGTGGATACCAAGCTGCGCGGGTGGAACGAAGGCGCGAAGCTGCGGTTGGGCTTTGCGATTGCGGTACACACCCGGCCCGACATCCTGCTGGTGGACGAGGTGCTTGCCGTGGGCGATGAGCCGTTTCAGAACAAGTGCTACGGCAGGATACGTGAAATGCAGGCCACAGGCACCACCATCTTGTTCGTGTCGCACGACCTCGCAGTGGTCTCTCGTGTGGCAGAACGGACGATCTGGCTGAGCAAGGGCGTGATCGAGCGAGACGGCCCAACGGCTACCGTCGTTCAGGATTATCGTGATGATGCCGCGCGCAGCGGAGTGTGGCTGGCGTAA
- a CDS encoding peptidylprolyl isomerase has protein sequence MIIHARATLYLPLVALFACTTLLPASAAPPLRGSDVLATVDGFHITRRAVARNWVQIDPKALDVLGRVLQDRWMAGRPGSAAVVPSAALYSALFASSSQWKSVLKGMIDSRVVADAAALAHIQVTHAEMQQRAHELLNTVRQQQGITASDVELVRRNHIPMPLFLQDMAYRIRCERLLKQSIAAHNGHAISVDDWVEVRLLFAAIPSTSTPAERAAQTAAAHDRIARWLSEVTQGRAMADVARDHNEDTTRSEAGLNGPWLRGTGDPVLEKVVFALKPGQTSGIVQAANGFYVFRCEKRGATVSLDDRNIGWQQVLKNRLPAFVAGLRLKAHVTSVVPLPAQ, from the coding sequence TTGATTATTCACGCACGCGCAACATTGTACCTGCCGCTGGTTGCCTTGTTTGCCTGCACCACCCTGCTGCCCGCCTCCGCCGCACCGCCCCTTCGCGGGTCGGACGTTCTGGCCACGGTGGACGGCTTTCACATCACCCGACGCGCGGTAGCGCGCAACTGGGTGCAGATCGATCCCAAAGCCCTGGACGTGCTGGGCCGGGTCTTGCAGGATCGCTGGATGGCCGGTCGACCCGGCAGCGCCGCTGTAGTACCATCGGCGGCTCTGTACAGCGCGCTCTTCGCTTCGAGCAGCCAGTGGAAGAGCGTACTGAAGGGCATGATTGACTCACGCGTGGTCGCCGACGCAGCCGCCCTGGCGCACATTCAGGTGACGCATGCCGAAATGCAGCAGCGCGCGCATGAGCTGCTGAACACCGTGCGGCAGCAGCAGGGGATTACCGCCAGTGACGTGGAGCTTGTTCGGCGCAACCACATACCGATGCCGCTGTTTCTGCAGGATATGGCCTACCGCATCCGCTGCGAGCGGCTGCTGAAGCAGAGTATCGCTGCCCATAACGGCCACGCGATATCGGTGGACGACTGGGTAGAAGTGCGCCTGCTCTTCGCGGCGATACCTTCTACATCCACGCCTGCCGAGCGCGCCGCCCAGACCGCGGCGGCGCACGATCGGATCGCACGATGGCTGAGCGAGGTGACGCAGGGAAGAGCTATGGCCGATGTGGCGCGCGACCATAATGAAGACACGACGCGCTCCGAAGCCGGCCTCAACGGGCCGTGGCTTCGCGGCACCGGAGATCCCGTGCTCGAGAAGGTGGTGTTTGCGCTGAAACCCGGGCAAACATCCGGAATTGTGCAGGCCGCCAACGGCTTCTACGTGTTTCGGTGCGAGAAGCGCGGCGCCACGGTTTCCCTGGATGACCGTAACATCGGCTGGCAGCAGGTGCTCAAGAACCGCCTGCCCGCATTCGTGGCCGGGCTGCGGTTGAAGGCGCACGTGACCTCCGTGGTGCCGCTCCCGGCCCAGTAG
- the tmk gene encoding dTMP kinase, which produces MDGELKAHTYAGRLFVVEGIDGSGKSTQLDLLYKWLSNQGYSVFFSEWNSSELVKDTTRRGKRKRMLTPTTFSLIHATDFAARFENRIVPLLKAGVIVLADRYCFTAFARDAARGVSPGWVRHVYSFAVQPDIVFYFKVQLETAISRIRSSRFELKYYEAGRDLHLADEDDESFRLFQERILEQYEAMAATSRFTCITAELPIEEQQRQMREIVGGVLARAPHLRRTALAPTAGTPQ; this is translated from the coding sequence ATCGACGGTGAACTGAAAGCCCACACCTACGCGGGACGCCTGTTTGTGGTGGAGGGCATCGACGGATCCGGTAAATCCACACAGTTGGACTTACTGTACAAGTGGCTTTCGAATCAAGGCTACAGCGTCTTCTTCAGCGAGTGGAACTCGTCGGAACTGGTGAAGGATACGACGCGGCGTGGCAAGCGTAAGCGGATGCTGACGCCAACCACCTTCAGCCTGATCCACGCCACCGATTTTGCTGCGCGCTTCGAGAATCGCATCGTCCCACTGCTGAAGGCGGGCGTGATTGTGCTGGCGGATCGTTACTGCTTTACGGCATTCGCACGAGACGCAGCGCGGGGTGTATCCCCCGGATGGGTCCGGCACGTGTACAGCTTTGCCGTGCAGCCCGATATCGTCTTCTATTTCAAGGTTCAGCTGGAAACCGCGATCAGCCGGATCCGCAGCAGCCGGTTTGAACTGAAATACTACGAGGCGGGTCGCGACTTGCACCTTGCGGACGAGGATGACGAAAGTTTCCGCCTCTTTCAGGAGCGTATCCTGGAGCAGTACGAGGCAATGGCGGCTACCTCGAGGTTCACCTGCATCACCGCCGAGCTGCCGATTGAGGAGCAGCAGCGTCAGATGCGCGAAATCGTTGGCGGCGTGCTGGCTCGTGCTCCCCACCTGCGGCGAACTGCCCTGGCGCCGACCGCCGGCACGCCGCAATGA
- a CDS encoding CHAD domain-containing protein has translation MSNAVEVAVVAVRQRLSRLLQLASLPDAADSEESVHDLRVASRRVRAALRVFSSVLPPEECSRMDREARRATGALAKARDLDVMLLALTQAAAGLDEHDRSAFAATIAHLEGERARIQPDTQAAVSRITSGRLDVAMERMSAAEQASADPVVRAMVPITLDRMKEVELQANRALQQDAVAELHQLRITVKWLRYTLEMLENQGGKSVAAALAELKQVQDMLGSVHDCDVLLPVLWRQMRRSMGGAHLPPAASLLRVDFDGTSAIARVCAHIQQKRNGLSESFHTKWAEMQEQRFFLRLEAHLWSMVAREALELSRQPLEENADAI, from the coding sequence ATGTCAAATGCGGTGGAGGTCGCGGTTGTTGCGGTGCGACAGCGCCTGTCGCGGCTGCTGCAGCTGGCATCGTTGCCGGATGCGGCCGATTCGGAGGAGTCGGTACACGATCTGAGAGTGGCGTCCCGCCGCGTGCGTGCGGCGCTGCGCGTCTTCTCCTCCGTGCTGCCCCCTGAGGAGTGCAGCCGGATGGATCGGGAGGCGCGACGCGCCACCGGCGCGCTGGCGAAGGCGCGCGACCTGGACGTTATGCTGCTGGCGTTGACGCAGGCGGCGGCCGGGCTCGACGAGCATGACCGTTCGGCATTTGCCGCCACCATCGCCCACCTCGAAGGAGAGCGCGCAAGAATCCAGCCGGACACGCAGGCCGCCGTGTCGCGGATCACTTCCGGAAGGTTGGATGTGGCCATGGAGCGGATGTCGGCAGCAGAGCAGGCGTCTGCGGATCCCGTTGTCCGTGCGATGGTCCCGATCACGCTGGACCGCATGAAAGAGGTTGAGCTGCAGGCCAACCGCGCGCTTCAGCAGGACGCGGTGGCGGAACTGCACCAGCTGCGCATCACGGTGAAGTGGCTCCGCTATACGCTGGAGATGTTGGAGAATCAGGGAGGGAAGTCGGTGGCCGCCGCGCTTGCGGAACTGAAGCAGGTGCAGGATATGCTGGGCAGCGTGCACGATTGCGACGTTTTGCTTCCGGTGCTGTGGCGGCAGATGCGTCGCTCGATGGGTGGCGCGCACCTTCCGCCGGCCGCAAGCCTTTTGCGCGTCGATTTCGATGGCACGTCGGCCATCGCGCGTGTTTGCGCGCATATTCAGCAAAAGCGCAATGGCTTGAGCGAGTCGTTCCATACGAAGTGGGCAGAGATGCAGGAGCAGCGCTTCTTCCTGCGGCTGGAAGCGCACTTGTGGAGCATGGTGGCGCGCGAGGCTCTCGAACTGAGCCGCCAGCCACTGGAGGAGAATGCCGATGCCATCTGA
- a CDS encoding Ppx/GppA family phosphatase, with protein sequence MTPPAKAKAPLRVLAALDVGTNAIRLEVARVTGNIATPTLSYQREMVRMGDQEFGHGRLTPAALERGALVCARFADVARGFGADEIIALATSAVREAANRDEFIERVRQEAHLDVRVISGPEEARLCYLGVVSAADLGTETALFGDVGGGSTEIIVGDAVRYHELESVRTGSIRLTNAWVRGSKGPVSRETFNQMKGEARALVAPVVRKMREHHPFSRFYCSGGSATNLAQVTARRRGDPPASINNYTASYGDLRDASEMLCRLNLSERREAPGLEPDRADLILGGAAILLTLLEEAQTNALTVSTRGLRHGILVDRLLREQGDTDGASAPPLRVESILRLCRACQFDEPHARHISFLAERLFDDLCRLGYHQYGERERELLHYASLTHDIGCFLSHSNHQRHAWYLVRNSDLLGFTDSEIALIANVSLYHRRAMPKRSHPGMQGLDGDEVRQVKVLSAILRIAEALDRSHLALISQLRLTPSRNPDTLTVTAVTHESCELEKWSFASSKDLFERVFHTALALRFEAPAGVAEPVRP encoded by the coding sequence GTGACCCCTCCCGCCAAGGCAAAGGCGCCCCTGCGGGTACTTGCGGCGCTTGATGTAGGTACAAACGCCATTCGCCTTGAGGTGGCCAGAGTCACCGGCAACATCGCCACGCCAACGCTCAGCTATCAGCGTGAAATGGTGCGCATGGGAGACCAGGAGTTTGGCCACGGCCGGCTGACGCCGGCAGCCCTGGAGCGTGGGGCGCTGGTGTGCGCCCGGTTCGCCGATGTCGCACGGGGATTCGGAGCCGATGAGATTATTGCGCTCGCAACATCGGCCGTGCGTGAAGCTGCCAACCGCGACGAGTTCATCGAGCGTGTCCGGCAGGAGGCCCACCTGGATGTGCGCGTAATCTCCGGACCCGAGGAGGCTCGACTCTGCTACCTGGGTGTGGTGAGCGCTGCCGACCTTGGAACCGAGACAGCACTGTTTGGTGACGTCGGCGGCGGCAGCACCGAGATTATTGTGGGTGATGCAGTCCGCTACCATGAGCTTGAGAGCGTCCGTACCGGATCCATCCGGCTGACCAATGCGTGGGTTCGCGGGTCCAAAGGACCCGTCTCGCGAGAGACGTTCAATCAAATGAAGGGCGAGGCGCGGGCGCTGGTGGCGCCGGTCGTCCGCAAGATGCGCGAACACCACCCTTTCTCGCGGTTCTACTGCAGCGGCGGCAGCGCGACGAACCTGGCCCAGGTGACCGCGCGCCGGCGCGGCGATCCGCCTGCCAGCATTAACAACTATACGGCGAGTTATGGCGACCTGCGTGACGCGTCGGAGATGCTCTGTCGATTGAACCTGAGCGAACGGCGCGAAGCACCGGGTCTGGAACCGGATCGAGCCGACCTGATTTTGGGCGGCGCGGCCATTCTTCTGACGCTGCTGGAGGAGGCCCAAACGAACGCGCTTACGGTGAGCACGCGTGGTCTGCGACACGGTATCCTGGTCGACCGCCTGCTCCGCGAGCAGGGCGATACCGATGGCGCTTCAGCGCCTCCGCTGCGCGTGGAGAGCATTTTGCGACTGTGCCGCGCGTGTCAGTTTGACGAACCGCACGCACGGCACATCTCGTTTCTGGCCGAGCGCCTGTTCGATGATCTTTGCCGCCTGGGCTATCACCAATATGGCGAGCGGGAGCGTGAACTGCTTCACTATGCCTCGCTGACGCACGATATCGGCTGCTTCCTGTCGCACTCCAACCATCAGCGGCACGCGTGGTACCTGGTCCGAAACTCCGACCTGCTGGGCTTTACGGATAGCGAAATAGCGTTAATTGCCAATGTCTCACTCTACCATCGGAGGGCGATGCCAAAGCGCAGCCATCCGGGCATGCAGGGTCTGGACGGCGATGAAGTCCGACAGGTGAAAGTTCTGAGCGCTATTTTACGGATCGCCGAAGCGCTGGACCGCAGCCATCTGGCGTTGATTTCGCAATTGCGGCTCACACCATCGCGGAACCCCGACACTCTGACGGTAACGGCTGTAACACATGAGAGCTGCGAGCTTGAGAAATGGAGTTTCGCATCGAGCAAGGATCTGTTTGAGCGCGTGTTCCACACGGCTCTGGCGCTGCGCTTTGAGGCGCCTGCCGGTGTTGCGGAGCCGGTCAGACCTTAG
- the recO gene encoding DNA repair protein RecO → MTRTYTVTAIVLRRRDLGESDRAMAIYTPDRGQLPVVAKGSRRPGARLAGASEPFTISRMQLAAGRSMDVVTQCEVLNSFPALRMGLATVTRAGYLCDLVGSLTAERDAGASRAVYALLEQALLQLQDDPAWSDGILFAFELQLLSAIGYQPALDGCVVCRNPVRLGCGGFSAELGGILCGQHADDAPDSFRLGEGAHRWLLHAGIAHSGRSVPAGGVRKEVAALCRAFVMAHCERKVRSLEFLDSVRAMERAGAEGV, encoded by the coding sequence GTGACGCGAACCTACACGGTTACGGCCATCGTATTGCGCCGGCGTGATCTGGGAGAATCGGACCGCGCCATGGCGATCTATACGCCGGACCGCGGGCAACTGCCCGTGGTGGCCAAAGGCAGCCGCCGGCCCGGAGCGCGGCTTGCCGGCGCCTCGGAACCGTTCACCATCAGCAGGATGCAGTTGGCAGCCGGCCGATCCATGGACGTCGTGACTCAATGCGAAGTCCTGAACTCGTTCCCGGCACTGCGCATGGGCCTCGCCACCGTTACGCGGGCCGGCTATTTGTGCGACCTGGTAGGATCGCTCACGGCGGAGCGCGACGCAGGCGCCAGCAGAGCGGTGTACGCGCTCCTGGAACAAGCCTTGCTGCAGCTTCAGGACGACCCTGCCTGGAGCGACGGCATTCTGTTCGCATTTGAGCTGCAGCTGCTCAGTGCGATTGGATACCAGCCCGCGCTGGATGGCTGCGTGGTTTGCCGCAATCCGGTTCGGCTTGGGTGCGGCGGGTTCAGCGCGGAACTGGGCGGCATCTTGTGCGGCCAGCACGCGGACGATGCGCCCGACAGCTTCCGGCTCGGTGAAGGAGCGCATCGCTGGCTGCTGCATGCCGGGATCGCGCACTCCGGTCGGAGCGTTCCAGCCGGCGGCGTCCGCAAGGAGGTTGCAGCCCTGTGCCGCGCGTTCGTAATGGCGCACTGTGAGCGAAAAGTGCGCAGCCTGGAGTTCCTTGACTCCGTACGTGCGATGGAGCGGGCGGGCGCTGAGGGTGTTTAG
- a CDS encoding GAF domain-containing protein, translating into MGNGNENSAIVLETARRVALDILSSNTGVEALKDIAEAARTLSGARYAALGVARLDGEGLAEFVTVGLTPHQEAAIGARPRGLGVLGHLLSCRTPVRIDRLSQHERSFGVPAGHPQMESFLGVPIWAGDSVAGSLYLTDKRGGEGFTEDDEIAVQALGEYAAVAIYNLHSLARQRALVRGFISAQEEERRAVACDLHDGLTQFVMASHAHLQAFQRASAAGRSTQAELELEQGLRCLNQAVLESRRLVNGLRPLALTALGLAGALEQMLGEEKRAAGWPEARLEHNIGGRRFDAGVEATLYRVAQEALTNVRKHAGPASVVVELFAESAAEGCAEALKLTVRDSGIGFAFERLPVDYNRAGLPGMAERMRLLSGSLKIESAPGTGTLVTAHAPALPPDAGPAELAAQQNDVPGAENRIA; encoded by the coding sequence GTGGGCAACGGAAACGAGAACAGCGCGATTGTGCTGGAGACGGCCAGGCGCGTTGCGCTTGACATTCTCTCCAGCAATACCGGCGTTGAGGCGCTGAAGGATATCGCGGAGGCCGCGCGCACTCTTTCCGGAGCGCGTTACGCTGCTCTGGGGGTGGCCCGGCTCGATGGCGAGGGACTGGCCGAATTCGTTACGGTCGGCCTCACGCCTCACCAGGAGGCGGCAATCGGCGCCCGCCCGCGCGGCCTGGGCGTTTTGGGGCACCTCCTGAGCTGCAGGACGCCTGTGCGGATCGACCGGCTCAGCCAGCATGAGCGCTCGTTCGGCGTACCTGCAGGCCATCCACAGATGGAGAGCTTTCTGGGCGTGCCGATCTGGGCCGGCGACTCGGTTGCGGGAAGCCTCTATCTCACCGATAAACGCGGAGGTGAGGGCTTTACGGAGGATGACGAGATTGCCGTTCAGGCGCTCGGCGAGTACGCAGCCGTTGCGATCTACAACCTGCACAGCCTGGCGCGCCAGCGCGCGCTCGTTCGCGGGTTTATTTCGGCGCAGGAAGAGGAGCGCCGGGCGGTAGCCTGCGACCTGCACGACGGCCTGACGCAGTTCGTTATGGCCTCGCACGCGCACCTGCAGGCGTTCCAGCGGGCCAGCGCGGCAGGGCGCTCGACGCAGGCGGAACTCGAACTGGAACAGGGCTTGCGCTGCCTGAACCAGGCCGTGCTGGAGTCGCGCAGGCTGGTGAACGGTCTGCGACCGCTGGCGCTCACAGCGCTTGGTTTGGCCGGCGCGCTGGAGCAGATGTTGGGCGAGGAGAAACGCGCTGCGGGATGGCCGGAAGCGAGACTGGAGCATAATATAGGCGGCAGGCGGTTTGATGCGGGTGTGGAGGCCACGCTGTATCGCGTGGCACAGGAGGCGCTGACCAACGTTCGCAAGCATGCGGGTCCGGCGTCGGTGGTGGTGGAACTGTTCGCGGAGAGCGCGGCTGAAGGGTGCGCGGAGGCGCTGAAACTGACTGTGCGAGACTCGGGAATTGGATTCGCGTTCGAGAGACTCCCCGTGGATTACAACCGCGCCGGACTTCCGGGCATGGCGGAGAGGATGCGGCTGCTGAGTGGTTCATTGAAGATAGAGAGTGCGCCGGGAACCGGAACGCTGGTTACTGCGCACGCGCCGGCATTGCCTCCCGACGCCGGTCCCGCTGAGCTTGCGGCGCAGCAGAACGACGTTCCGGGCGCCGAGAATCGGATCGCATGA
- a CDS encoding thymidylate kinase: MWQGERLPGKLIVLEGTDSVGRSTQITRLRTWLEAGGHAVVDTGLNRSLLTQPGLDAAKKGHALGRTTLSLFYATDFADRHENQILPALKAGFYVLADRYFYSICARDIVRGADPSWTRGIYEFALVPDLVLYLRVDLDHLIDRVVSGTGFNYWESGLDIGLGDNLYDSFCEYQTRLMAQLDRMVDEYNFQSVDANRPPDEILADLKGRIAAITRSE; this comes from the coding sequence ATGTGGCAAGGAGAGCGACTGCCCGGCAAGCTGATCGTGCTGGAGGGTACGGACAGCGTCGGACGCTCCACGCAGATCACACGGCTGCGCACGTGGTTGGAGGCCGGTGGTCACGCGGTGGTAGACACCGGTCTCAACCGTTCTTTACTCACACAGCCGGGCCTCGATGCCGCAAAAAAGGGGCATGCGCTTGGCCGCACGACGCTCAGCCTTTTCTACGCGACCGATTTCGCGGACCGGCACGAAAACCAGATACTGCCGGCACTGAAAGCCGGGTTCTACGTGCTGGCGGACCGGTACTTCTACTCCATATGCGCTCGCGATATCGTCCGTGGCGCCGACCCATCATGGACGCGCGGCATCTATGAGTTTGCGCTGGTGCCGGACCTGGTGCTGTACCTGCGCGTGGACCTGGACCACCTGATCGACCGTGTTGTAAGCGGCACGGGATTCAACTACTGGGAATCGGGCCTGGATATCGGTTTGGGCGACAACCTGTACGACAGCTTTTGCGAGTATCAGACGCGACTGATGGCCCAGCTGGATCGTATGGTAGATGAGTACAACTTCCAATCGGTAGACGCCAACCGCCCGCCGGACGAGATACTGGCGGACCTCAAGGGCCGGATAGCGGCTATCACACGTTCCGAATAG
- a CDS encoding ABC transporter permease, with amino-acid sequence MRENLSELWRFRGLLRQLIARDLKVRYKNSIFGFLWSIVPPLLQVVVYSFLVRILLHIHAPNYSAYLLCGLIPWTFFSVAVLDASQSLLIFFPVIKKVYLPREIIPLAIVVSNFVHFMLGWAVFFGAFYVFAPLLGIHIPVQTGLLWFPVITLIQFILVLGVGLWVAALNVFYEDVKFILQTLFGLLLFVFPVMFVTESVYYSRLNAAHPWMFKLYMLNPIASIIDAYRKTLLQPVPRGSFNMKPSNMPLPLNWPEFWGSALISVLILVASYAYFNSRKWKFVERP; translated from the coding sequence ATGCGCGAAAACCTCTCGGAGCTGTGGCGCTTCCGCGGGCTCTTGCGGCAGTTGATCGCGCGCGATCTGAAGGTTCGCTACAAGAACTCCATCTTCGGCTTCCTCTGGTCCATCGTTCCGCCGCTGCTGCAGGTGGTGGTCTACAGTTTTCTGGTTCGGATACTGCTCCACATCCACGCGCCAAACTATTCGGCATACCTGCTGTGCGGGCTGATTCCGTGGACGTTCTTTTCTGTTGCGGTGCTGGATGCCAGCCAGTCGCTCCTCATCTTCTTTCCGGTGATCAAAAAGGTATATCTGCCGCGCGAGATCATTCCCCTTGCCATCGTGGTGAGCAACTTCGTCCACTTTATGCTCGGCTGGGCTGTGTTTTTCGGCGCCTTCTACGTGTTTGCGCCGCTGCTCGGGATCCACATTCCCGTGCAGACGGGGTTACTCTGGTTCCCTGTCATCACTCTGATCCAGTTCATTCTGGTGCTCGGCGTGGGGTTATGGGTTGCCGCGCTGAACGTATTCTATGAGGATGTGAAGTTCATCCTTCAGACCCTGTTCGGCCTGCTGCTGTTTGTATTTCCCGTCATGTTCGTAACCGAAAGCGTCTACTACTCCAGGCTCAACGCGGCACATCCCTGGATGTTCAAGCTCTATATGCTCAACCCGATAGCCTCCATTATCGACGCCTACCGCAAGACGCTGCTGCAGCCGGTGCCGCGTGGCTCATTCAACATGAAACCCAGCAACATGCCGCTGCCCCTTAACTGGCCGGAGTTCTGGGGTTCGGCGCTCATTTCGGTATTGATACTTGTGGCGAGTTACGCGTACTTCAACAGCCGCAAGTGGAAGTTCGTGGAGCGTCCCTAG
- the murQ gene encoding N-acetylmuramic acid 6-phosphate etherase, whose amino-acid sequence MPDEPENSTPLSALETESRNRRTAALDALELPMLVQALHAENHRVADAVDRALPQVAALVAALEPRLGAGGRLIYAGAGTSGRLGVLDASECPPTFGTPPGMVAGIIAGGDSALRNSIEGAEDMESHGRRDLLELGVCSRDAVVGIAASGRTPWVGGVLKTAGGFGALTALICNVSHPELAPLAQIVISAVTGPEPLTGSTRMLAGTAQKMILNLVSTAAMVRQGKVYENLMVDVRATNAKLRDRAVRIVMAGAPAERDEAEAAISAAGGSAKIAIVMVALQIDAADAAARLEAAGGWVRRALEAR is encoded by the coding sequence ATGCCTGACGAGCCGGAGAACTCCACGCCGCTTTCCGCGCTGGAAACCGAATCGCGCAACCGTCGCACGGCCGCGCTGGATGCACTGGAACTTCCAATGCTGGTGCAGGCGCTTCACGCCGAGAACCATCGGGTGGCAGATGCCGTGGATAGGGCTCTTCCCCAGGTGGCGGCGCTGGTTGCAGCTCTGGAGCCTCGCCTCGGCGCCGGCGGCCGGTTGATCTATGCCGGGGCAGGCACGAGCGGTCGGCTTGGAGTGCTGGATGCTTCCGAGTGTCCACCCACGTTTGGGACGCCGCCGGGAATGGTAGCGGGCATCATCGCCGGTGGCGACAGTGCGCTGCGCAACTCAATCGAGGGCGCGGAAGACATGGAATCGCACGGACGGAGAGATCTACTGGAGCTTGGCGTTTGCTCCAGGGACGCAGTTGTGGGTATTGCCGCAAGCGGCAGGACGCCGTGGGTGGGCGGCGTTCTGAAGACGGCTGGTGGGTTTGGCGCGCTCACTGCGCTCATCTGTAACGTTTCTCACCCCGAACTTGCGCCGCTTGCCCAGATCGTAATCTCCGCGGTGACCGGCCCGGAACCACTTACGGGATCGACGCGCATGCTGGCTGGTACGGCCCAGAAGATGATCCTCAACCTGGTGAGCACGGCCGCGATGGTGCGTCAGGGCAAGGTTTACGAGAACCTGATGGTGGACGTGCGCGCCACCAACGCGAAACTGAGGGACCGGGCTGTACGGATCGTAATGGCAGGCGCTCCGGCCGAGCGGGATGAAGCCGAGGCAGCGATTTCGGCCGCAGGCGGCAGCGCCAAGATCGCCATCGTTATGGTGGCGCTGCAGATCGATGCGGCCGATGCGGCAGCGCGACTCGAAGCTGCCGGCGGGTGGGTACGGCGCGCGCTGGAAGCTCGCTGA
- a CDS encoding four helix bundle suffix domain-containing protein has translation MRNGFIPKHGGYNGLLSYRKAELVYDCTYHFCSRFLPPRSRTGDQMTQAARSGKQNIIEGSMASGTSRETEIKLTGVARASLEELLADYHDFIRLRRFRLWDKCSWEAQEVRRLGAMKQAGYEVFAGRIESDDGEQAANTVICLIHQATYLLDQQLRRQEADFLAEGGLRERMRHARHRRRDEPSDRAPGG, from the coding sequence ATGCGAAACGGCTTTATTCCGAAGCATGGCGGATACAACGGGCTTCTCTCGTACCGGAAGGCCGAACTCGTTTATGACTGCACGTACCACTTCTGCTCGCGGTTTCTGCCGCCGCGCAGTCGAACCGGCGACCAGATGACGCAAGCGGCACGGTCGGGTAAACAGAACATCATCGAAGGCAGTATGGCGTCCGGTACCTCACGGGAAACCGAGATCAAACTTACGGGCGTGGCGCGGGCAAGTCTGGAAGAACTTCTTGCCGATTATCACGACTTCATAAGGCTCAGGCGGTTCAGGCTGTGGGACAAGTGCAGTTGGGAGGCGCAAGAGGTACGCCGACTGGGAGCTATGAAACAGGCCGGCTATGAGGTATTTGCCGGCCGAATCGAATCGGACGACGGCGAACAGGCGGCAAACACGGTCATCTGCCTTATCCATCAGGCCACGTACCTGCTCGACCAGCAACTGAGGAGACAGGAGGCGGACTTTCTGGCCGAAGGCGGGCTCAGGGAACGGATGCGTCATGCGAGACACCGGCGTCGCGACGAGCCGTCAGACCGGGCCCCCGGAGGATAG